The Oncorhynchus keta strain PuntledgeMale-10-30-2019 unplaced genomic scaffold, Oket_V2 Un_scaffold_5444_pilon_pilon, whole genome shotgun sequence genome contains a region encoding:
- the LOC127929139 gene encoding uncharacterized protein LOC127929139 isoform X11, which yields MCWHDGHIVSPSQSPFHQVADEKCWHDGHIVSPSQSPFHQVADEKCWHDGHIASPSQSPFHQVADEICWHDGHIASPSQSPFHQVAEKCWHDGHIASPSQSPFHQVADKICWHDGHIASPSQSPFHQVADEICWHDGHIVSPSQSPFHQVADEMCWHDGHIVSPSQSPFHQVADEICWHDGHIASPSQSPFHQVADEKCWHDGHIASPSQSPFHQVADKICWHDGHIVSPSQSPFHQVADEICWHDGHIVSPSQSPFHQGLMRYVGTTAILHLHPKVPSTRWLRNVGTTAILHLHPKVLACQCTSPTAKNLALIQAKVARHGSDDTIGVVDLCTRQDALTSILGVQHVCCGVFGHQAGVFMLFDGLQNCIFSAWSNSEVGRAVRISPLTSASRV from the exons atgtgTTGGCACGACGGCCATATTGTATCTCCATcccaaagtcccttccaccaa gtggctgatgagaaaTGTTGGCACGACGGCCATATTGTATCTCCATcccaaagtcccttccaccaggtggctgatgagaaaTGTTGGCACGAcggccatattgcatctccatcccaaagtcccttccaccag gtggctgatgagatatgttggcacgacggccatattgcatctccatcccaaagtcccttccaccaggtggctgagaAATGTTGGCACGAcggccatattgcatctccatcccaaagtcccttccaccaggtggctgataagatatgttggcacgacggccatattgcatctccatcccaaagtcccttccaccaggtggctgatgagatatgttggcacgacggCCATATTGTATCTCCATcccaaagtcccttccaccag gtggctgatgagatgtgTTGGCACGACGGCCATATTGTATCTCCATcccaaagtcccttccaccaggtggctgatgagatatgttggcacgacggccatattgcatctccatcccaaagtcccttccaccaggtggctgatgagaaaTGTTGGCACGAcggccatattgcatctccatcccaaagtcccttccaccag gtggctgataagatatgttggcacgacggCCATATTGTATCTCCATcccaaagtcccttccaccaggtggctgatgagatatgttggcacgacggCCATATTGTATCTCCATcccaaagtcccttccaccag gggctgatgagatatgttggcacgacggccatattgcatctccatcccaaagtcccttccaccaggtggctgagaAATGTTGGCACGAcggccatattgcatctccatcccaaagtccTTGCTTGTCAGTGTACTTCGccgactgccaagaaccttgccctcatccaggccaaggtggcgagacacggtagtgatgacaccataggcgttgttgatctctgcaccagacaggatgctcttaccagcatacttggggtccaacatgtatgcTGCGGCGTGTTTGGGCATCAGGCAGGAGTCTTCATGCTTTTTGATGGACTTCAGAACTGCATTTtttctgcttggagcaacagtgaagtgggcagggcagtacggatttctcctcttacatctgcaagcagagtctga
- the LOC127929139 gene encoding uncharacterized protein LOC127929139 isoform X33, with amino-acid sequence MCWHDGHIVSPSQSPFHQVADEKCWHDGHIVSPSQSPFHQVADEKCWHDGHIASPSQSPFHQVADEICWHDGHIASPSQSPFHQVAEKCWHDGHIASPSQSPFHQVADKICWHDGHIASPSQSPFHQVADEICWHDGHIVSPSQSPFHQVADEKCWHDGHIVSPSQNPFHQVADEKCWHDGHIASPSQSPFHQVADEICWHDGHIVSPSQSPFHQGLMRYVGTTAILHLHPKVPSTRWLRNVGTTAILHLHPKVLACQCTSPTAKNLALIQAKVARHGSDDTIGVVDLCTRQDALTSILGVQHVCCGVFGHQAGVFMLFDGLQNCIFSAWSNSEVGRAVRISPLTSASRV; translated from the exons atgtgTTGGCACGACGGCCATATTGTATCTCCATcccaaagtcccttccaccaa gtggctgatgagaaaTGTTGGCACGACGGCCATATTGTATCTCCATcccaaagtcccttccaccaggtggctgatgagaaaTGTTGGCACGAcggccatattgcatctccatcccaaagtcccttccaccag gtggctgatgagatatgttggcacgacggccatattgcatctccatcccaaagtcccttccaccaggtggctgagaAATGTTGGCACGAcggccatattgcatctccatcccaaagtcccttccaccaggtggctgataagatatgttggcacgacggccatattgcatctccatcccaaagtcccttccaccaggtggctgatgagatatgttggcacgacggCCATATTGTATCTCCATcccaaagtcccttccaccaggtggctgatgagaaaTGTTGGCACGACGGCCATATTGTATCTCCATCCCAAaatcccttccaccag gtggctgatgagaaaTGTTGGCACGAcggccatattgcatctccatcccaaagtcccttccaccag gtggctgatgagatatgttggcacgacggCCATATTGTATCTCCATcccaaagtcccttccaccag gggctgatgagatatgttggcacgacggccatattgcatctccatcccaaagtcccttccaccaggtggctgagaAATGTTGGCACGAcggccatattgcatctccatcccaaagtccTTGCTTGTCAGTGTACTTCGccgactgccaagaaccttgccctcatccaggccaaggtggcgagacacggtagtgatgacaccataggcgttgttgatctctgcaccagacaggatgctcttaccagcatacttggggtccaacatgtatgcTGCGGCGTGTTTGGGCATCAGGCAGGAGTCTTCATGCTTTTTGATGGACTTCAGAACTGCATTTtttctgcttggagcaacagtgaagtgggcagggcagtacggatttctcctcttacatctgcaagcagagtctga
- the LOC127929139 gene encoding uncharacterized protein LOC127929139 isoform X27 yields the protein MCWHDGHIVSPSQSPFHQVADEKCWHDGHIVSPSQSPFHQVADEKCWHDGHIASPSQSPFHQVADEICWHDGHIASPSQSPFHQVAEKCWHDGHIASPSQSPFHQVADEICWHDGHIVSPSQSPFHQVADEKCWHDGHIVSPSQNPFHQVADEMCWHDGHIVSPSQSPFHQVADEKCWHDGHIASPSQSPFHQVADEICWHDGHIVSPSQSPFHQGLMRYVGTTAILHLHPKVPSTRWLRNVGTTAILHLHPKVLACQCTSPTAKNLALIQAKVARHGSDDTIGVVDLCTRQDALTSILGVQHVCCGVFGHQAGVFMLFDGLQNCIFSAWSNSEVGRAVRISPLTSASRV from the exons atgtgTTGGCACGACGGCCATATTGTATCTCCATcccaaagtcccttccaccaa gtggctgatgagaaaTGTTGGCACGACGGCCATATTGTATCTCCATcccaaagtcccttccaccaggtggctgatgagaaaTGTTGGCACGAcggccatattgcatctccatcccaaagtcccttccaccag gtggctgatgagatatgttggcacgacggccatattgcatctccatcccaaagtcccttccaccaggtggctgagaAATGTTGGCACGAcggccatattgcatctccatcccaaagtcccttccaccag gtggctgatgagatatgttggcacgacggCCATATTGTATCTCCATcccaaagtcccttccaccaggtggctgatgagaaaTGTTGGCACGACGGCCATATTGTATCTCCATCCCAAaatcccttccaccaggtggctgatgagatgtgTTGGCACGACGGCCATATTGTATCTCCATcccaaagtcccttccaccaa gtggctgatgagaaaTGTTGGCACGAcggccatattgcatctccatcccaaagtcccttccaccag gtggctgatgagatatgttggcacgacggCCATATTGTATCTCCATcccaaagtcccttccaccag gggctgatgagatatgttggcacgacggccatattgcatctccatcccaaagtcccttccaccaggtggctgagaAATGTTGGCACGAcggccatattgcatctccatcccaaagtccTTGCTTGTCAGTGTACTTCGccgactgccaagaaccttgccctcatccaggccaaggtggcgagacacggtagtgatgacaccataggcgttgttgatctctgcaccagacaggatgctcttaccagcatacttggggtccaacatgtatgcTGCGGCGTGTTTGGGCATCAGGCAGGAGTCTTCATGCTTTTTGATGGACTTCAGAACTGCATTTtttctgcttggagcaacagtgaagtgggcagggcagtacggatttctcctcttacatctgcaagcagagtctga
- the LOC127929139 gene encoding uncharacterized protein LOC127929139 isoform X7, translating to MCWHDGHIVSPSQSPFHQVADEKCWHDGHIVSPSQSPFHQVADEKCWHDGHIASPSQSPFHQVADEICWHDGHIASPSQSPFHQVAEKCWHDGHIASPSQSPFHQVADEICWHDGHIVSPSQSPFHQVADEKCWHDGHIVSPSQNPFHQVADEMCWHDGHIVSPSQSPFHQVADEKCWHDGHIVSPSQNPFHQVADEICWHDGHIASPSQSPFHQVADEKCWHDGHIASPSQSPFHQVADEICWHDGHIVSPSQSPFHQGLMRYVGTTAILHLHPKVPSTRWLRNVGTTAILHLHPKVLACQCTSPTAKNLALIQAKVARHGSDDTIGVVDLCTRQDALTSILGVQHVCCGVFGHQAGVFMLFDGLQNCIFSAWSNSEVGRAVRISPLTSASRV from the exons atgtgTTGGCACGACGGCCATATTGTATCTCCATcccaaagtcccttccaccaa gtggctgatgagaaaTGTTGGCACGACGGCCATATTGTATCTCCATcccaaagtcccttccaccaggtggctgatgagaaaTGTTGGCACGAcggccatattgcatctccatcccaaagtcccttccaccag gtggctgatgagatatgttggcacgacggccatattgcatctccatcccaaagtcccttccaccaggtggctgagaAATGTTGGCACGAcggccatattgcatctccatcccaaagtcccttccaccag gtggctgatgagatatgttggcacgacggCCATATTGTATCTCCATcccaaagtcccttccaccaggtggctgatgagaaaTGTTGGCACGACGGCCATATTGTATCTCCATCCCAAaatcccttccaccaggtggctgatgagatgtgTTGGCACGACGGCCATATTGTATCTCCATcccaaagtcccttccaccaagTGGCTGATGAGAAATGTTGGCACGACGGCCATATTGTATCTCCATCCCAAaatcccttccaccag gtggctgatgagatatgttggcacgacggccatattgcatctccatcccaaagtcccttccaccaggtggctgatgagaaaTGTTGGCACGAcggccatattgcatctccatcccaaagtcccttccaccag gtggctgatgagatatgttggcacgacggCCATATTGTATCTCCATcccaaagtcccttccaccag gggctgatgagatatgttggcacgacggccatattgcatctccatcccaaagtcccttccaccaggtggctgagaAATGTTGGCACGAcggccatattgcatctccatcccaaagtccTTGCTTGTCAGTGTACTTCGccgactgccaagaaccttgccctcatccaggccaaggtggcgagacacggtagtgatgacaccataggcgttgttgatctctgcaccagacaggatgctcttaccagcatacttggggtccaacatgtatgcTGCGGCGTGTTTGGGCATCAGGCAGGAGTCTTCATGCTTTTTGATGGACTTCAGAACTGCATTTtttctgcttggagcaacagtgaagtgggcagggcagtacggatttctcctcttacatctgcaagcagagtctga
- the LOC127929139 gene encoding uncharacterized protein LOC127929139 isoform X1, whose amino-acid sequence MCWHDGHIVSPSQSPFHQVADEKCWHDGHIVSPSQSPFHQVADEKCWHDGHIASPSQSPFHQVADEICWHDGHIASPSQSPFHQVAEKCWHDGHIASPSQSPFHQVADEICWHDGHIVSPSQSPFHQVADEKCWHDGHIVSPSQNPFHQVADEMCWHDGHIVSPSQSPFHQVADEKCWHDGHIVSPSQNPFHQVADEICWHDGHIASPSQSPFHQVADEKCWHDGHIASPSQSPFHQVADKICWHDGHIVSPSQSPFHQVADEICWHDGHIVSPSQSPFHQGLMRYVGTTAILHLHPKVPSTRWLRNVGTTAILHLHPKVLACQCTSPTAKNLALIQAKVARHGSDDTIGVVDLCTRQDALTSILGVQHVCCGVFGHQAGVFMLFDGLQNCIFSAWSNSEVGRAVRISPLTSASRV is encoded by the exons atgtgTTGGCACGACGGCCATATTGTATCTCCATcccaaagtcccttccaccaa gtggctgatgagaaaTGTTGGCACGACGGCCATATTGTATCTCCATcccaaagtcccttccaccaggtggctgatgagaaaTGTTGGCACGAcggccatattgcatctccatcccaaagtcccttccaccag gtggctgatgagatatgttggcacgacggccatattgcatctccatcccaaagtcccttccaccaggtggctgagaAATGTTGGCACGAcggccatattgcatctccatcccaaagtcccttccaccag gtggctgatgagatatgttggcacgacggCCATATTGTATCTCCATcccaaagtcccttccaccaggtggctgatgagaaaTGTTGGCACGACGGCCATATTGTATCTCCATCCCAAaatcccttccaccaggtggctgatgagatgtgTTGGCACGACGGCCATATTGTATCTCCATcccaaagtcccttccaccaagTGGCTGATGAGAAATGTTGGCACGACGGCCATATTGTATCTCCATCCCAAaatcccttccaccag gtggctgatgagatatgttggcacgacggccatattgcatctccatcccaaagtcccttccaccaggtggctgatgagaaaTGTTGGCACGAcggccatattgcatctccatcccaaagtcccttccaccag gtggctgataagatatgttggcacgacggCCATATTGTATCTCCATcccaaagtcccttccaccaggtggctgatgagatatgttggcacgacggCCATATTGTATCTCCATcccaaagtcccttccaccag gggctgatgagatatgttggcacgacggccatattgcatctccatcccaaagtcccttccaccaggtggctgagaAATGTTGGCACGAcggccatattgcatctccatcccaaagtccTTGCTTGTCAGTGTACTTCGccgactgccaagaaccttgccctcatccaggccaaggtggcgagacacggtagtgatgacaccataggcgttgttgatctctgcaccagacaggatgctcttaccagcatacttggggtccaacatgtatgcTGCGGCGTGTTTGGGCATCAGGCAGGAGTCTTCATGCTTTTTGATGGACTTCAGAACTGCATTTtttctgcttggagcaacagtgaagtgggcagggcagtacggatttctcctcttacatctgcaagcagagtctga
- the LOC127929139 gene encoding uncharacterized protein LOC127929139 isoform X42, with the protein MCWHDGHIVSPSQSPFHQVADEKCWHDGHIVSPSQSPFHQVADEKCWHDGHIASPSQSPFHQVADEICWHDGHIASPSQSPFHQVAEKCWHDGHIASPSQSPFHQVADKICWHDGHIASPSQSPFHQVADEICWHDGHIASPSQSPFHQVADKICWHDGHIVSPSQSPFHQVADEICWHDGHIVSPSQSPFHQGLMRYVGTTAILHLHPKVPSTRWLRNVGTTAILHLHPKVLACQCTSPTAKNLALIQAKVARHGSDDTIGVVDLCTRQDALTSILGVQHVCCGVFGHQAGVFMLFDGLQNCIFSAWSNSEVGRAVRISPLTSASRV; encoded by the exons atgtgTTGGCACGACGGCCATATTGTATCTCCATcccaaagtcccttccaccaa gtggctgatgagaaaTGTTGGCACGACGGCCATATTGTATCTCCATcccaaagtcccttccaccaggtggctgatgagaaaTGTTGGCACGAcggccatattgcatctccatcccaaagtcccttccaccag gtggctgatgagatatgttggcacgacggccatattgcatctccatcccaaagtcccttccaccaggtggctgagaAATGTTGGCACGAcggccatattgcatctccatcccaaagtcccttccaccaggtggctgataagatatgttggcacgacggccatattgcatctccatcccaaagtcccttccaccag gtggctgatgagatatgttggcacgacggccatattgcatctccatcccaaagtcccttccaccag gtggctgataagatatgttggcacgacggCCATATTGTATCTCCATcccaaagtcccttccaccaggtggctgatgagatatgttggcacgacggCCATATTGTATCTCCATcccaaagtcccttccaccag gggctgatgagatatgttggcacgacggccatattgcatctccatcccaaagtcccttccaccaggtggctgagaAATGTTGGCACGAcggccatattgcatctccatcccaaagtccTTGCTTGTCAGTGTACTTCGccgactgccaagaaccttgccctcatccaggccaaggtggcgagacacggtagtgatgacaccataggcgttgttgatctctgcaccagacaggatgctcttaccagcatacttggggtccaacatgtatgcTGCGGCGTGTTTGGGCATCAGGCAGGAGTCTTCATGCTTTTTGATGGACTTCAGAACTGCATTTtttctgcttggagcaacagtgaagtgggcagggcagtacggatttctcctcttacatctgcaagcagagtctga
- the LOC127929139 gene encoding uncharacterized protein LOC127929139 isoform X6, whose translation MCWHDGHIVSPSQSPFHQVADEKCWHDGHIVSPSQSPFHQVADEKCWHDGHIASPSQSPFHQVADEICWHDGHIASPSQSPFHQVADKICWHDGHIASPSQSPFHQVADEICWHDGHIVSPSQSPFHQVADEMCWHDGHIVSPSQSPFHQVADEKCWHDGHIVSPSQNPFHQVADEICWHDGHIASPSQSPFHQVADEKCWHDGHIASPSQSPFHQVADKICWHDGHIVSPSQSPFHQVADEICWHDGHIVSPSQSPFHQGLMRYVGTTAILHLHPKVPSTRWLRNVGTTAILHLHPKVLACQCTSPTAKNLALIQAKVARHGSDDTIGVVDLCTRQDALTSILGVQHVCCGVFGHQAGVFMLFDGLQNCIFSAWSNSEVGRAVRISPLTSASRV comes from the exons atgtgTTGGCACGACGGCCATATTGTATCTCCATcccaaagtcccttccaccaa gtggctgatgagaaaTGTTGGCACGACGGCCATATTGTATCTCCATcccaaagtcccttccaccaggtggctgatgagaaaTGTTGGCACGAcggccatattgcatctccatcccaaagtcccttccaccag gtggctgatgagatatgttggcacgacggccatattgcatctccatcccaaagtcccttccaccag gtggctgataagatatgttggcacgacggccatattgcatctccatcccaaagtcccttccaccaggtggctgatgagatatgttggcacgacggCCATATTGTATCTCCATcccaaagtcccttccaccag gtggctgatgagatgtgTTGGCACGACGGCCATATTGTATCTCCATcccaaagtcccttccaccaagTGGCTGATGAGAAATGTTGGCACGACGGCCATATTGTATCTCCATCCCAAaatcccttccaccag gtggctgatgagatatgttggcacgacggccatattgcatctccatcccaaagtcccttccaccaggtggctgatgagaaaTGTTGGCACGAcggccatattgcatctccatcccaaagtcccttccaccag gtggctgataagatatgttggcacgacggCCATATTGTATCTCCATcccaaagtcccttccaccaggtggctgatgagatatgttggcacgacggCCATATTGTATCTCCATcccaaagtcccttccaccag gggctgatgagatatgttggcacgacggccatattgcatctccatcccaaagtcccttccaccaggtggctgagaAATGTTGGCACGAcggccatattgcatctccatcccaaagtccTTGCTTGTCAGTGTACTTCGccgactgccaagaaccttgccctcatccaggccaaggtggcgagacacggtagtgatgacaccataggcgttgttgatctctgcaccagacaggatgctcttaccagcatacttggggtccaacatgtatgcTGCGGCGTGTTTGGGCATCAGGCAGGAGTCTTCATGCTTTTTGATGGACTTCAGAACTGCATTTtttctgcttggagcaacagtgaagtgggcagggcagtacggatttctcctcttacatctgcaagcagagtctga
- the LOC127929139 gene encoding uncharacterized protein LOC127929139 isoform X34 has translation MCWHDGHIVSPSQSPFHQVADEKCWHDGHIVSPSQSPFHQVADEKCWHDGHIASPSQSPFHQVADEICWHDGHIASPSQSPFHQVAEKCWHDGHIASPSQSPFHQVADKICWHDGHIASPSQSPFHQVADEICWHDGHIVSPSQSPFHQVADEKCWHDGHIVSPSQNPFHQVADEICWHDGHIASPSQSPFHQVADEICWHDGHIVSPSQSPFHQGLMRYVGTTAILHLHPKVPSTRWLRNVGTTAILHLHPKVLACQCTSPTAKNLALIQAKVARHGSDDTIGVVDLCTRQDALTSILGVQHVCCGVFGHQAGVFMLFDGLQNCIFSAWSNSEVGRAVRISPLTSASRV, from the exons atgtgTTGGCACGACGGCCATATTGTATCTCCATcccaaagtcccttccaccaa gtggctgatgagaaaTGTTGGCACGACGGCCATATTGTATCTCCATcccaaagtcccttccaccaggtggctgatgagaaaTGTTGGCACGAcggccatattgcatctccatcccaaagtcccttccaccag gtggctgatgagatatgttggcacgacggccatattgcatctccatcccaaagtcccttccaccaggtggctgagaAATGTTGGCACGAcggccatattgcatctccatcccaaagtcccttccaccaggtggctgataagatatgttggcacgacggccatattgcatctccatcccaaagtcccttccaccaggtggctgatgagatatgttggcacgacggCCATATTGTATCTCCATcccaaagtcccttccaccaggtggctgatgagaaaTGTTGGCACGACGGCCATATTGTATCTCCATCCCAAaatcccttccaccag gtggctgatgagatatgttggcacgacggccatattgcatctccatcccaaagtcccttccaccag gtggctgatgagatatgttggcacgacggCCATATTGTATCTCCATcccaaagtcccttccaccag gggctgatgagatatgttggcacgacggccatattgcatctccatcccaaagtcccttccaccaggtggctgagaAATGTTGGCACGAcggccatattgcatctccatcccaaagtccTTGCTTGTCAGTGTACTTCGccgactgccaagaaccttgccctcatccaggccaaggtggcgagacacggtagtgatgacaccataggcgttgttgatctctgcaccagacaggatgctcttaccagcatacttggggtccaacatgtatgcTGCGGCGTGTTTGGGCATCAGGCAGGAGTCTTCATGCTTTTTGATGGACTTCAGAACTGCATTTtttctgcttggagcaacagtgaagtgggcagggcagtacggatttctcctcttacatctgcaagcagagtctga
- the LOC127929139 gene encoding uncharacterized protein LOC127929139 isoform X36, producing MCWHDGHIVSPSQSPFHQVADEKCWHDGHIVSPSQSPFHQVADEKCWHDGHIVSPSQNPFHQVADEMCWHDGHIVSPSQSPFHQVADEKCWHDGHIVSPSQNPFHQVADEICWHDGHIASPSQSPFHQVADEKCWHDGHIASPSQSPFHQVADKICWHDGHIVSPSQSPFHQVADEICWHDGHIVSPSQSPFHQGLMRYVGTTAILHLHPKVPSTRWLRNVGTTAILHLHPKVLACQCTSPTAKNLALIQAKVARHGSDDTIGVVDLCTRQDALTSILGVQHVCCGVFGHQAGVFMLFDGLQNCIFSAWSNSEVGRAVRISPLTSASRV from the exons atgtgTTGGCACGACGGCCATATTGTATCTCCATcccaaagtcccttccaccaa gtggctgatgagaaaTGTTGGCACGACGGCCATATTGTATCTCCATcccaaagtcccttccaccag gtggctgatgagaaaTGTTGGCACGACGGCCATATTGTATCTCCATCCCAAaatcccttccaccaggtggctgatgagatgtgTTGGCACGACGGCCATATTGTATCTCCATcccaaagtcccttccaccaagTGGCTGATGAGAAATGTTGGCACGACGGCCATATTGTATCTCCATCCCAAaatcccttccaccag gtggctgatgagatatgttggcacgacggccatattgcatctccatcccaaagtcccttccaccaggtggctgatgagaaaTGTTGGCACGAcggccatattgcatctccatcccaaagtcccttccaccag gtggctgataagatatgttggcacgacggCCATATTGTATCTCCATcccaaagtcccttccaccaggtggctgatgagatatgttggcacgacggCCATATTGTATCTCCATcccaaagtcccttccaccag gggctgatgagatatgttggcacgacggccatattgcatctccatcccaaagtcccttccaccaggtggctgagaAATGTTGGCACGAcggccatattgcatctccatcccaaagtccTTGCTTGTCAGTGTACTTCGccgactgccaagaaccttgccctcatccaggccaaggtggcgagacacggtagtgatgacaccataggcgttgttgatctctgcaccagacaggatgctcttaccagcatacttggggtccaacatgtatgcTGCGGCGTGTTTGGGCATCAGGCAGGAGTCTTCATGCTTTTTGATGGACTTCAGAACTGCATTTtttctgcttggagcaacagtgaagtgggcagggcagtacggatttctcctcttacatctgcaagcagagtctga